One region of Peribacillus simplex genomic DNA includes:
- a CDS encoding ABC transporter permease, whose amino-acid sequence MNIRLLAKRNIQGNAQHYLAYFFSIVLSVSIFFIYTSFIFHPDVLHANIPGGQLISRGLIAAEIVIIIFSVFFIAYSNAAFIQPRKKEFGLLTLLGTSKSQLRKLIYLEQTIVSLISILIGVGLGLLFSKLFLMAVSCVEQPISFVFVPEAFVYTIVGFILLFQLLSLLSLFHIGNAEVVDLLKDKQKPKKTPFVSKWLIALSAVCLCISYYLAATMSLNNSYIRVMPILFFVLIGTYFLFSQSIVALCSRLYRKKKSLYGGTNLITQTNLIFNIKDYSRLFFLTSIITAVILTAAGTLFMFSADLKKQGIDNIPQSIGWVENDASIYSVIEPSAVEKTLKEDGFKILYEVNMTGVPISHMLPHMRTGESNENWSLLISESDYNNAAALRKIDPAKLSGEEALYIFPYGGLDYEFVQKGEQKELQYGKQTIQVTMIGQRNQSIVAPIKSATTLMVVDDQLYHEITNDVPLKDKVRVRGYEVKDWEESMETAAKIEKMSNNPEHNQLQTRAPIYQEMKQGSILILFIGLFVGLLFFIVQGSMMYLRVFTNLEDKKIQIHALHRLGLTKKEIRKILSAEIRILLFAPFLIGMIHAIIAYVALSNLLGSNLFVYSAMVIGTYFLFQLLIIK is encoded by the coding sequence ATGAACATCCGACTTCTCGCTAAGAGAAATATCCAAGGAAATGCACAACATTATCTAGCATATTTTTTTAGCATTGTCCTTTCCGTCTCAATCTTTTTTATTTACACATCATTTATCTTTCATCCTGATGTGCTCCATGCGAATATCCCTGGGGGACAGCTAATCAGTAGGGGACTCATAGCAGCAGAAATAGTGATCATCATATTTTCGGTTTTCTTTATCGCTTATTCGAATGCCGCATTTATACAGCCGCGAAAAAAAGAGTTTGGGTTGCTGACACTGCTTGGAACGTCCAAATCCCAACTAAGAAAACTGATTTACCTGGAGCAAACGATTGTTTCCCTCATATCCATCCTGATCGGAGTAGGCTTGGGGTTGTTGTTCTCAAAATTATTTTTAATGGCAGTTTCTTGTGTAGAGCAACCAATATCATTTGTCTTTGTCCCTGAGGCATTTGTTTATACGATTGTTGGTTTCATTTTGCTATTTCAGCTATTATCGCTCCTTTCATTGTTCCACATTGGAAATGCGGAGGTTGTCGATTTACTAAAAGATAAACAAAAACCAAAAAAGACGCCCTTCGTTTCAAAGTGGTTAATTGCATTATCAGCAGTTTGCTTATGCATTTCTTATTACTTGGCAGCCACGATGTCGTTGAACAATTCTTATATTCGAGTGATGCCCATTTTATTCTTCGTACTGATCGGCACCTATTTTTTATTCAGCCAAAGCATTGTCGCTCTATGCAGCAGGCTTTATCGGAAGAAGAAAAGCTTATATGGTGGAACGAATTTAATTACACAAACAAACCTGATATTTAATATTAAGGACTATTCCAGGTTATTCTTTTTGACCTCGATCATTACAGCTGTGATTTTGACCGCTGCAGGAACACTTTTCATGTTCAGTGCAGATTTAAAAAAGCAAGGGATCGATAACATTCCGCAATCAATTGGCTGGGTTGAAAATGACGCTTCCATTTATTCCGTTATTGAACCATCCGCAGTGGAGAAAACATTAAAGGAAGATGGATTCAAGATCCTTTACGAAGTTAATATGACAGGTGTGCCCATTTCCCACATGTTACCCCATATGAGAACGGGAGAATCCAATGAAAATTGGTCATTATTAATCTCGGAAAGTGATTATAACAATGCGGCTGCATTGCGAAAAATTGATCCAGCAAAGCTATCTGGAGAAGAAGCGTTATACATTTTTCCTTATGGAGGACTAGACTATGAATTTGTCCAAAAGGGTGAACAAAAGGAGCTGCAATATGGTAAACAAACCATACAGGTAACAATGATTGGTCAGCGCAATCAATCGATAGTCGCTCCAATAAAATCAGCAACGACCCTGATGGTGGTCGATGATCAGCTGTATCATGAAATCACTAATGATGTGCCTTTAAAAGATAAGGTAAGAGTACGAGGGTATGAAGTTAAAGACTGGGAAGAATCAATGGAAACTGCTGCTAAAATAGAAAAAATGTCTAATAATCCTGAACATAATCAATTGCAAACAAGAGCTCCGATTTATCAAGAAATGAAACAGGGAAGCATTTTGATCCTTTTTATCGGCTTGTTCGTCGGTTTATTATTCTTTATCGTCCAAGGAAGCATGATGTATCTGCGAGTTTTTACGAATTTAGAAGATAAAAAAATCCAAATTCATGCCCTACATCGACTGGGACTGACAAAAAAAGAAATACGGAAAATTTTAAGTGCGGAAATACGCATCCTCTTGTTCGCTCCTTTTCTGATAGGGATGATTCATGCCATAATCGCCTACGTGGCATTAAGCAATTTATTGGGATCCAACTTGTTCGTCTATTCTGCTATGGTCATCGGAACGTATTTTCTTTTTCAACTGCTAATTATCAAGTAA